Proteins from a genomic interval of Cyanobacterium sp. T60_A2020_053:
- a CDS encoding aspartate kinase: MVLIVQKYGGSSVGSTARIKAVAQRVVKTVQEGNQVIVVVSAMGKTTDGLVKLAQEISALPCRREMDMLLSTGEQVTISLLSMALQEIGQDAISLTGAQVGIVTEAHHSKARILEIKTDRITKHLKEGKVVVVAGFQGISNLADLEITTLGRGGSDTSAVALAVATGADCCEIYTDVPGILTTDPRIVPEAQLMAEITSDEMLELASLGAKVLHPRAVEIARNFGMPLVVKSSWTDDPGTRVISPTAQGRPLVGLELTKAVDAVQFDADQAKIALLRVADRPGIAAKLFGEIARQNVDVDLIIQSIHEGNSNDIAFTVVKGMLNRAEAVAHASAPLLDQNNSTDILTEQKIAKIAIAGAGMIGRPGIAAQMFRALAKAEVNIQMISTSEVKVSCLVNQEDCDRAIASLCESFAIDNSQVNYTEGENSAPVVPVRGVALDQNQAQIAILYVPDQPGMAAQIFTALAQQNISVDMIIQSQRCRMVAGVAMRDIAFTVAQGDVNQAVTVLNELKVMLNFREVVVDEDIAKVSVVGAGMVGYPGIASQFFSALAVENINIYMITTSEIKISCVVAQWEGVRALKAVHQAFNLGGKTKTLIPS; encoded by the coding sequence ATGGTGCTAATTGTCCAAAAATACGGCGGTAGTTCGGTAGGCTCAACGGCAAGAATTAAAGCAGTCGCGCAAAGAGTAGTTAAGACTGTGCAAGAAGGCAATCAGGTGATAGTTGTGGTTTCCGCTATGGGCAAGACTACTGACGGTTTGGTGAAGTTAGCTCAAGAAATTAGCGCCCTTCCCTGTCGTCGTGAGATGGATATGTTACTTTCTACAGGGGAACAAGTGACTATTTCCCTTCTCTCCATGGCTTTACAGGAAATTGGTCAAGACGCTATTTCTTTGACGGGCGCTCAGGTTGGTATCGTTACGGAAGCTCACCACAGCAAAGCCCGTATTTTGGAAATCAAAACCGACAGAATTACCAAGCATTTAAAAGAAGGTAAAGTGGTGGTAGTAGCTGGTTTTCAAGGCATTAGTAATTTAGCTGATTTAGAAATTACTACTCTCGGTAGGGGTGGCTCTGATACTTCTGCTGTGGCTTTGGCTGTGGCGACGGGCGCTGATTGTTGCGAAATTTACACTGATGTACCCGGTATTTTAACCACTGATCCGCGCATTGTGCCTGAAGCTCAGTTGATGGCTGAAATTACCAGTGATGAAATGTTGGAGTTAGCTAGTTTAGGGGCAAAGGTATTACATCCTAGGGCGGTGGAAATTGCCCGTAATTTTGGGATGCCTTTGGTGGTCAAATCTAGTTGGACTGATGATCCGGGGACGAGGGTGATTTCTCCCACTGCGCAAGGGCGCCCGTTGGTGGGTTTAGAGCTTACTAAGGCGGTGGATGCGGTGCAGTTTGATGCGGATCAGGCAAAAATTGCTTTATTACGGGTAGCTGATCGCCCCGGTATTGCGGCTAAACTATTTGGAGAAATTGCCCGTCAGAATGTGGATGTGGATTTGATTATTCAGTCAATTCATGAGGGTAATAGTAATGATATTGCTTTTACTGTGGTCAAAGGGATGTTAAATCGTGCGGAAGCCGTAGCGCACGCCAGCGCCCCTCTCCTTGATCAAAACAATAGTACGGATATATTAACAGAGCAAAAGATTGCCAAAATTGCTATTGCAGGAGCTGGAATGATCGGGCGCCCGGGCATTGCGGCGCAGATGTTCCGGGCTTTAGCAAAAGCTGAGGTTAATATTCAAATGATTTCCACTTCTGAGGTGAAGGTTAGTTGTCTTGTCAATCAAGAAGATTGCGATCGAGCTATTGCTTCCCTTTGTGAAAGTTTTGCCATTGATAATTCTCAGGTTAATTATACGGAAGGGGAAAATAGCGCCCCTGTTGTGCCTGTCAGAGGGGTAGCCTTAGACCAAAATCAGGCTCAAATTGCTATTTTATATGTACCAGATCAACCGGGTATGGCGGCGCAAATTTTCACGGCTTTAGCGCAACAAAATATCAGTGTGGATATGATCATCCAATCCCAACGTTGTCGTATGGTGGCTGGTGTTGCCATGCGTGATATTGCCTTTACTGTGGCGCAGGGGGATGTTAACCAAGCAGTGACGGTTTTAAATGAGTTAAAAGTTATGTTAAATTTCCGTGAAGTGGTGGTAGATGAAGACATTGCTAAGGTTAGTGTGGTGGGCGCTGGGATGGTAGGATATCCGGGCATTGCTTCTCAATTTTTCAGCGCCCTTGCTGTGGAAAATATCAATATCTATATGATTACCACTTCGGAGATCAAAATTAGTTGTGTCGTGGCTCAATGGGAAGGGGTGAGGGCGCTGAAAGCAGTCCATCAAGCCTTTAATTTGGGTGGCAAAACTAAGACTTTAATTCCTTCCTAG
- a CDS encoding AarF/ABC1/UbiB kinase family protein, whose translation MKFSNLSWHRVNYSPFKRQWDIILVALQFISFLIIDAFFRNFSSSQRHKRARWLVYQLIKLGPTFIKMGQALSTRPDLIPLEYIEELSQLQDQVPAFSSAEAIEIIEQELGGTIYNFYQEFESIPIAAASLGQVHRGVLSTGEQVVIKVQRKGLEALFNLDFEVLRRLINFGNWFLPGFKKYQLDLICQEFFALLFTEIDYLNEGKNAERFKTNFQQEKMVVVPKVYWHCTTKKILTLEYLPGIKINDRETLEKRGIPIKLLIELGICSYLKQLLEDGFFQTDPHPGNMAVRDDGAIIFYDFGTMAEVKGLAREQMVQTFFAILRKDADQVLEMLIYMGLIEPVPDMTAVKRLIGFLLERFRDKPIDINAFEEISAEIYVMFEQQPFRLPPQMTFIVKALTTLDGIARNLDPQYNLLAASQPFIRNIAKSGNNVGVLGVVWQQTKMFLRENWAKPSSMEKLMRDFQFKLEAGELQMRVRDLESQRTSHHIYLVLKCLLFACLTGFSLLNGILLVSTVYSRWALVLFGLTVFFGLFLGRCLFNLTIQERFTKS comes from the coding sequence ATGAAGTTTTCTAATTTATCATGGCATCGAGTCAATTATTCTCCCTTCAAGCGCCAATGGGATATTATTTTAGTAGCATTGCAATTTATTAGTTTTTTAATTATTGATGCTTTTTTTAGGAATTTTTCATCATCACAACGCCATAAACGCGCCCGTTGGTTAGTTTATCAGTTAATAAAATTAGGACCTACTTTTATTAAAATGGGTCAGGCTTTATCTACTCGTCCTGATTTAATTCCCCTTGAATATATCGAAGAATTAAGCCAGTTACAAGATCAAGTTCCTGCTTTTTCTTCCGCCGAAGCCATTGAAATAATTGAACAAGAATTGGGAGGAACAATTTATAATTTCTATCAAGAATTTGAATCAATACCTATTGCTGCCGCTAGTTTAGGACAAGTTCATCGAGGAGTTTTAAGCACAGGAGAACAAGTAGTTATTAAAGTACAAAGAAAAGGTTTGGAAGCACTTTTTAATCTTGATTTTGAAGTTTTAAGAAGGTTAATTAATTTTGGTAATTGGTTTTTGCCGGGCTTTAAAAAATATCAATTAGATTTAATTTGTCAAGAATTTTTTGCGTTATTATTCACGGAAATAGATTATCTTAATGAAGGAAAAAATGCCGAGCGTTTCAAGACCAATTTTCAACAAGAAAAAATGGTAGTTGTGCCGAAAGTTTATTGGCATTGTACCACCAAAAAAATCTTAACTTTAGAATATTTACCCGGCATAAAAATCAATGATCGAGAGACTTTAGAAAAACGAGGAATTCCCATTAAACTACTAATTGAATTGGGTATTTGTAGTTATTTAAAACAGTTATTAGAAGATGGTTTTTTTCAAACTGACCCTCATCCGGGTAATATGGCGGTAAGAGATGACGGGGCGATTATTTTTTATGATTTTGGCACTATGGCAGAAGTGAAAGGATTAGCACGAGAACAAATGGTACAAACGTTCTTTGCTATTTTGCGCAAGGATGCGGATCAGGTGTTAGAAATGTTAATCTATATGGGATTAATTGAACCTGTGCCAGATATGACAGCAGTTAAGCGTTTGATCGGTTTTTTGTTAGAGCGTTTTCGGGATAAACCCATAGATATTAATGCTTTTGAGGAAATCAGCGCGGAAATTTATGTCATGTTTGAGCAACAGCCGTTTCGATTACCTCCGCAAATGACTTTCATTGTCAAGGCTTTGACTACTTTAGACGGTATTGCGCGCAATTTAGACCCTCAATATAACCTCTTGGCAGCAAGTCAGCCTTTTATCCGTAATATTGCCAAATCAGGTAATAATGTTGGAGTTTTAGGGGTAGTATGGCAACAAACTAAGATGTTTTTAAGGGAAAATTGGGCTAAACCTTCCTCAATGGAAAAGTTAATGAGGGATTTTCAATTTAAGTTGGAGGCAGGAGAATTACAAATGAGGGTGCGTGATTTGGAGAGTCAGCGCACTTCACACCACATTTATTTAGTTCTCAAGTGCCTTTTATTTGCTTGTTTAACGGGTTTTTCCTTGCTTAATGGCATCCTTCTCGTTTCTACTGTTTATAGTCGGTGGGCGCTGGTTTTATTTGGGCTGACGGTTTTTTTTGGCTTGTTCCTCGGGCGCTGTTTATTTAATTTAACTATTCAGGAGAGATTTACTAAATCTTAG
- a CDS encoding HAMP domain-containing histidine kinase: MDVIFDIDLVHTAKILELDRLVVIRFKYHQIINFIKENQETPSATIEKVFDCHREEDYQPNYQVSLSNLTDSPLISHGWQKAPNLLKLESKKIIKNYPFSPQNKDLFDLNSLQSVLLIPLLIKKENSPYKLPVLGFLILQKYHSKQWQIAEIETFKWIGKQISTTIVTQQTVAKVQSLVDERTSQLKTSLDVQAKLSNKLRFHLEELRRLNKIKDEFIASLSDALKTPLSNLRMGIKMLNVVNKNKNLQKYINILQDECEKEINLVNNLLALQQLQSNQLEIEQKKINIKPILDDLYNQFSQELHYRGIQLEINYDLDFIYTDANSINLILKELIYNATKFSVINSTISLILIVNRQQENYQITITNLGIEITAEDQKNIFQPFYQGSKIDNATNSGTGLGLALVKSLVENLQGNIKVSSLISANGEDFLNSFTLTFPQKVHEVF; the protein is encoded by the coding sequence ATGGATGTCATTTTTGATATAGACTTAGTTCATACAGCAAAGATATTAGAGTTAGATCGACTCGTCGTCATCAGATTTAAGTATCATCAAATTATCAACTTTATTAAAGAAAATCAGGAAACCCCCTCAGCAACCATTGAAAAAGTTTTTGATTGTCACCGAGAAGAAGACTATCAACCTAACTATCAAGTATCCCTATCAAATTTAACTGATTCCCCTCTTATTTCTCATGGTTGGCAAAAAGCCCCTAACTTACTGAAACTAGAATCAAAAAAAATCATCAAAAATTATCCATTTTCTCCTCAAAATAAAGACCTTTTTGACTTAAATTCATTACAATCAGTGCTATTAATTCCTTTATTAATTAAAAAAGAAAATAGCCCCTATAAATTACCCGTGTTAGGATTCTTGATTTTACAAAAATATCATTCTAAACAATGGCAAATTGCTGAGATAGAAACTTTCAAATGGATTGGGAAACAGATTTCGACAACCATTGTCACTCAACAAACCGTAGCCAAAGTTCAATCATTAGTAGATGAGCGCACGTCACAGCTCAAAACTAGCTTAGATGTTCAAGCTAAACTCTCAAATAAATTACGTTTTCACCTCGAAGAATTACGCCGACTAAATAAAATTAAAGATGAATTTATTGCTAGTTTAAGTGATGCGTTAAAAACTCCCTTATCTAATCTAAGAATGGGAATAAAAATGTTGAATGTAGTTAATAAAAATAAAAATTTACAAAAATATATTAATATCTTACAAGATGAATGTGAAAAAGAAATAAACCTAGTCAATAATCTTTTAGCGCTGCAACAATTACAATCTAATCAATTAGAAATAGAACAGAAAAAAATTAATATTAAACCAATTTTAGATGATTTATATAACCAATTTTCTCAAGAATTACACTATCGAGGTATTCAACTAGAAATAAATTATGACTTAGATTTCATTTATACTGATGCAAATAGCATCAATTTAATTTTAAAAGAATTAATATATAATGCTACAAAATTTTCAGTAATTAACAGTACCATTAGTTTGATATTAATAGTTAATCGACAACAAGAAAATTATCAGATCACAATTACTAACCTAGGCATAGAAATTACTGCCGAAGATCAAAAAAATATTTTTCAGCCCTTCTATCAAGGTAGTAAAATAGATAATGCCACCAATAGTGGCACAGGGTTAGGACTTGCATTAGTTAAGTCTTTAGTGGAAAATTTACAAGGTAACATTAAAGTTTCTAGTTTAATTTCTGCTAACGGTGAGGATTTCCTCAACAGTTTTACCTTAACTTTTCCGCAAAAAGTGCATGAAGTTTTCTAA